Proteins from a genomic interval of Providencia stuartii:
- a CDS encoding Hsp70 family protein, giving the protein MANDMVMGIDLGTSNSAVSLWIEGRAVLIPNKQGDVLTPSVIGLDDNEQILVGKSAQKRLQSHPHLTQASFKRFMGTNAELSLGTQTFRAEELSALLLRQLKEDVEAWLGYAVKDAVITVPAYFNDVQRRAVKTAGQLAGLNVLRLLNEPTAASLAFGLLENKEHKYLTFDLGGGTFDVSIIDMFEGVIEVCASSGDVRLGGDDFSEEIYQWMLKQHPALKEVQAEIRAPLLEQAEALKIALSKGGEASVSLRWNEQDWHWTMTEQMLTTCCQSLLTRLQQPILQALHDSRFTLNDLDDILLVGGATRMPLIRQTVARLFGRFPRHDLNPDEAVALGAGVQAGMVMADTALDDVILTDVMPFSLGIETSKRNGAYYESGYFLPLIERNTFLPVSKMQTVSTVEDNQKIILLKIYQGEARRVQDNVFLGEMTIDIPQKPAGEVDIDVRFTYTVDGLLEVECRYQGNPEVFRLLIEKVPGQMSEQQIEQSLLKIADLKQHPRDRKENRILLSRCARLYEFLLGEDRYWMDQVTTEFERALDSQDLRRIAAIRQQVEQFLSRYEGDSH; this is encoded by the coding sequence ATGGCGAATGATATGGTAATGGGAATAGACCTCGGTACGAGTAATAGTGCTGTCAGTTTGTGGATTGAGGGAAGAGCCGTTTTAATACCGAATAAGCAAGGCGATGTTTTGACTCCGTCAGTTATCGGCCTTGATGATAATGAACAGATATTGGTCGGTAAATCAGCTCAGAAACGTTTGCAAAGCCATCCCCATCTCACTCAAGCCAGTTTTAAACGCTTTATGGGCACTAACGCGGAATTATCACTAGGCACTCAAACTTTTCGAGCCGAAGAGCTCTCTGCATTATTGCTACGTCAATTAAAAGAAGATGTTGAAGCTTGGCTTGGCTATGCCGTTAAGGATGCGGTGATTACGGTTCCTGCCTATTTTAATGATGTGCAACGACGTGCAGTGAAAACAGCAGGACAATTGGCTGGGCTCAATGTTTTAAGGTTATTGAATGAGCCTACTGCGGCATCCCTTGCTTTTGGTCTTCTTGAAAATAAAGAACATAAATATCTCACATTTGACCTCGGTGGTGGCACGTTTGATGTTTCAATCATTGATATGTTTGAAGGTGTGATTGAAGTCTGTGCGAGTAGTGGTGATGTTCGACTAGGCGGAGATGATTTCAGTGAAGAAATTTATCAATGGATGTTAAAACAGCATCCCGCCCTTAAAGAAGTCCAAGCTGAGATACGCGCTCCCTTACTTGAACAAGCCGAAGCATTAAAAATAGCGCTGAGCAAAGGCGGAGAAGCCTCCGTCTCTTTACGTTGGAATGAACAAGATTGGCATTGGACGATGACGGAGCAAATGCTAACGACATGTTGTCAGTCATTATTAACTCGTTTACAGCAACCTATCTTACAAGCCTTGCATGATTCACGTTTCACCCTTAATGACCTCGATGATATTTTGCTCGTGGGAGGTGCAACCCGCATGCCTCTGATCCGACAAACTGTCGCTCGTCTATTTGGTCGTTTTCCTCGTCATGACCTCAATCCTGATGAAGCAGTTGCGTTGGGGGCGGGAGTTCAAGCTGGTATGGTGATGGCTGATACCGCTCTTGATGATGTTATTTTAACCGATGTGATGCCATTTTCTTTGGGTATTGAAACGTCAAAAAGAAATGGAGCCTATTATGAGTCAGGTTATTTTTTACCTTTAATTGAGCGAAATACCTTCTTACCTGTGAGCAAGATGCAAACCGTTAGCACGGTTGAAGATAACCAAAAAATTATTCTATTAAAGATTTATCAAGGGGAAGCGCGTCGTGTCCAAGATAACGTCTTTTTGGGTGAAATGACGATTGATATCCCTCAGAAGCCTGCCGGAGAAGTGGATATTGATGTCCGATTTACCTATACCGTTGATGGATTACTCGAAGTTGAGTGTCGTTATCAAGGTAACCCCGAGGTATTTCGGTTATTGATAGAGAAAGTGCCGGGGCAAATGAGTGAACAACAAATCGAACAAAGCTTATTAAAAATCGCAGATTTAAAACAGCACCCACGAGATAGAAAAGAGAATCGCATACTATTGTCACGCTGTGCTCGGTTGTATGAATTTTTGCTGGGTGAAGATCGTTATTGGATGGATCAAGTAACGACGGAGTTTGAAAGGGCTCTTGATAGCCAAGATTTACGCCGTATCGCCGCTATTCGTCAGCAAGTGGAACAATTTTTGAGTCGTTATGAGGGAGACTCGCATTAA
- a CDS encoding DnaJ domain-containing protein, with protein sequence MSIWQTLGIEQTNDEKEIRRAYARQVKKYRPDSHPEEYQQLREAFEEAKRYAAYAIDDESIDDEYAKEQANIDIDVPHLESLLYQESVNEDAVNDDEQQLLEQPEIRMTYPFSDRLLDDDQPSVNELPVVEIPYTQELIDWLAKLFIIDEKAAKRELVELWENVSQKGSLQTQQRFHQDFAWALSAQEGLTEAIVEHVSSLLGWRLDEYNSEQIIPFYIQNALTEQLRQTEVARAWKQCQVDAVHGDYVVAESMRILTSQSEKSLLKSV encoded by the coding sequence ATGAGTATTTGGCAAACATTGGGGATTGAGCAAACAAACGATGAAAAGGAAATTCGTCGTGCTTATGCACGGCAGGTAAAGAAATATCGACCCGATAGCCACCCTGAAGAGTATCAACAATTACGTGAAGCTTTTGAGGAGGCAAAAAGATATGCCGCTTACGCTATTGATGATGAATCTATCGATGATGAATATGCGAAAGAGCAGGCGAATATAGACATTGATGTGCCTCATTTAGAAAGCCTCTTATATCAAGAGTCTGTTAATGAAGACGCCGTTAATGATGATGAACAACAACTGCTAGAACAGCCTGAAATTCGGATGACTTATCCATTTTCAGATAGATTGTTAGATGACGATCAACCATCGGTCAATGAATTACCTGTTGTTGAAATACCTTATACCCAAGAGTTAATTGATTGGCTTGCGAAGCTGTTTATTATTGATGAAAAAGCCGCAAAACGTGAATTAGTCGAATTGTGGGAAAACGTCTCTCAAAAAGGCAGTTTGCAAACACAGCAGCGATTTCATCAAGATTTTGCATGGGCATTATCAGCGCAAGAAGGTTTAACCGAAGCCATTGTGGAACATGTTTCGTCTCTATTAGGCTGGCGGCTGGATGAATATAACTCAGAGCAAATTATTCCGTTTTATATTCAAAACGCATTAACTGAACAGCTACGCCAAACCGAGGTGGCTCGGGCATGGAAACAGTGTCAGGTTGATGCTGTTCATGGCGATTATGTGGTTGCCGAATCCATGCGTATATTGACGAGTCAAAGTGAGAAGTCTCTTTTAAAGTCCGTTTGA
- the yiiM gene encoding 6-hydroxyaminopurine reductase encodes MQIHPQVYIGEVKATRECGQSAIHKRQVDGLLSLGQLGLEGDEQAEKRFHGGPDRALCHYPAEHYPFWTNAYPELESLFTPPAFGENISTQGMTEENVFIGDIYAWGDARIQVTQPRSPCYKLNGLTGVENFAQRMQENGRCGWLYRVIKTGTISTATPITLLSRNSDVSVQEAIMIAFHAPFDEELYQRLLGAAGLSASWSLTMQNRLEHRRIEAFSHRLFGKRG; translated from the coding sequence ATGCAAATTCATCCTCAAGTCTATATTGGCGAAGTCAAAGCGACACGAGAGTGTGGTCAGAGTGCTATCCATAAGCGTCAAGTGGATGGTTTGTTATCCTTGGGGCAATTAGGGCTTGAGGGGGATGAGCAAGCTGAAAAACGCTTTCATGGTGGCCCTGATCGCGCACTATGTCATTATCCGGCAGAGCACTACCCATTTTGGACTAATGCTTACCCTGAGCTAGAGTCTCTTTTCACTCCGCCAGCGTTTGGTGAAAATATTTCAACCCAAGGAATGACGGAAGAGAATGTCTTTATTGGCGATATTTATGCTTGGGGTGATGCTCGTATTCAAGTGACGCAACCTCGATCGCCATGTTACAAGCTTAACGGTCTTACCGGCGTTGAAAATTTTGCTCAAAGAATGCAAGAAAATGGTCGTTGTGGTTGGTTGTACCGAGTGATAAAAACGGGAACAATCAGTACCGCAACACCAATAACGCTCTTAAGTCGTAACAGCGATGTTTCTGTTCAAGAAGCGATTATGATCGCTTTTCATGCCCCCTTTGATGAAGAGCTATATCAGCGTTTGCTTGGCGCCGCAGGGTTGTCTGCAAGTTGGAGTCTGACGATGCAAAATAGGCTTGAGCATCGTCGAATTGAGGCATTTAGCCATCGCTTATTTGGCAAGCGTGGCTAA
- a CDS encoding ATP-binding cassette domain-containing protein, translating into MIRMFLNTVRSALLWMVFAAILDGISGLLLVPVIINWGSGDIRALVWLLVSSLASLTVVFIATQKGYLAGGIVMRSLTSALIRHLPVSLKPIPSATSLVSGPVSHAMSIPAHLLHPIISGIVTPLTVILGAWILNFWLGGILLMIGFMLFIVLRFSAKQVSFSEKQVSVSQQNVIDKLDHFATHQPLFRRAGISQQQQQSLELSLAQQYQTQKELQRRSLPFHLLFSFAIQVSFIGLFALGLLAVNHGTLTLSMWLAAMLLLARFIEPLWLLSHLDQALRQAKKSLNQIAQALETPELHFVRSSPIPTDNSVSCHALSQRTAEGKTRLKPLDLTLKANTFTAIVGASGAGKSTLLHLLARLQDPSQGEVRYGNQNIALLSQEALCRKRGILFQDNRLFKGSLRQNLAVHSDEIDDTSMIAMLQQLNIDADHALLDADVGAGGQRFSGGQRQRLCIARLLLSRPDIILMDEPTASLDYINTASVIEQLLRAKQQTRIVVTHQPMLASQADHIVVMASGEIIDQGTHAELFAREPWYQQFIGGHL; encoded by the coding sequence ATGATCCGTATGTTCTTAAATACCGTCCGCAGTGCGCTATTATGGATGGTATTCGCTGCTATCTTAGACGGTATTAGCGGACTGCTACTCGTTCCTGTGATCATCAATTGGGGATCCGGTGATATCCGTGCGCTGGTTTGGCTTTTGGTCAGTAGCTTAGCTTCATTAACCGTTGTTTTTATCGCCACTCAGAAAGGCTACCTTGCGGGTGGCATCGTTATGCGCTCGCTTACCTCTGCTTTAATACGCCATCTACCTGTCTCATTAAAACCAATTCCGAGTGCAACAAGTTTAGTTTCAGGGCCAGTCTCCCATGCAATGTCCATCCCAGCCCACTTATTACATCCTATCATTAGCGGAATTGTTACCCCTTTGACCGTGATCTTGGGGGCATGGATTCTGAATTTTTGGCTAGGGGGCATCCTGTTAATGATCGGCTTTATGCTATTCATTGTTTTACGTTTTTCTGCCAAACAGGTGTCATTCTCTGAAAAGCAAGTATCTGTCTCACAGCAGAATGTCATTGATAAATTAGATCACTTTGCCACACACCAACCGTTGTTTCGTAGAGCAGGTATCAGCCAACAGCAACAACAGAGTCTAGAACTGAGTTTGGCTCAGCAATATCAGACACAAAAAGAACTTCAGCGTCGTAGCTTGCCTTTTCATTTACTGTTTTCATTCGCTATTCAAGTATCCTTTATCGGTTTATTCGCATTAGGCTTATTGGCTGTCAATCATGGAACACTCACACTCTCTATGTGGTTAGCTGCCATGTTGTTATTAGCGCGTTTTATTGAGCCACTCTGGTTGCTTTCCCATTTAGACCAAGCCTTACGCCAAGCTAAAAAATCCCTCAATCAGATTGCTCAAGCATTGGAAACACCTGAGCTTCATTTTGTGCGTTCATCACCAATACCAACTGACAATAGCGTGAGTTGTCATGCCTTGTCTCAGCGCACAGCGGAGGGTAAAACGCGATTAAAGCCGCTAGATTTAACGTTAAAAGCCAATACATTTACGGCTATTGTAGGGGCATCTGGTGCAGGAAAAAGTACTTTGTTGCATCTTTTGGCGCGCTTGCAAGACCCTTCACAAGGCGAAGTCCGGTATGGTAATCAAAATATAGCGCTACTATCACAAGAAGCACTTTGTCGTAAGCGAGGAATATTATTTCAAGATAACCGATTATTTAAAGGCAGCTTACGACAAAATTTAGCGGTTCATTCAGACGAGATTGATGACACATCAATGATTGCGATGCTTCAACAACTCAATATCGATGCAGACCACGCTTTACTCGATGCGGATGTCGGTGCAGGAGGACAACGATTCTCTGGTGGGCAACGACAGCGTTTATGCATTGCGAGGCTACTATTAAGTCGTCCTGATATTATTTTGATGGATGAGCCAACCGCCAGCCTTGATTACATCAATACGGCTTCTGTGATTGAGCAGCTACTCAGAGCCAAACAACAGACACGTATTGTGGTCACTCACCAACCGATGCTAGCCAGCCAAGCGGATCATATTGTTGTGATGGCTTCTGGTGAAATCATTGACCAAGGAACACACGCGGAATTATTCGCCCGTGAGCCTTGGTATCAACAATTTATCGGCGGCCACCTCTAA
- a CDS encoding ABC transporter ATP-binding protein, producing MYRALWALLRPYRFTLTFALILQAIAGISSLIPWLAISQVALSPVEQRNTWVIIALISGILWLVCQTVALYLTHQTDNQLCYQLRLKILDKLHRLPLSEFVYSGKEGIQKMVDRDVRLLHQLTAHAPADSAQLLVVPITATLILLWTNWALMIFCLLPLIITIYLFRQLRSPRYQSLFTARNQTMGDLYAQYAEFADNPLLARQYPNRAIQRAVTQTLSAFLMAFNHWVNKIGAFSSLTQIGMSTTLLTLWVIIGAFVVPTSVSLPQMVLFILLMHSITAPIAAMGHGADALNHAVAASERIRHFLEQPDMQYGDKSLQGVPCSIYIHDVDYCVQNKTLLSNLNLTIQPGQLIAIVGASGAGKSTLLQLMARFLDPTRGELYFDTTPLPQFSLAGLNQQVSIVMQNTQPMPYSLKENLQLFAPDATDVEITDYLEKLNLLTRFQQLPKGLDSLVGHDITLSGGEAQRLAIARVLLSKAPILLFDEPTSALDPQNAELFFQLLSQDPRTRILITHDLASLCHADTVILLEEGQIIAQGTHQQLSEHTPQYQQLLHALEETA from the coding sequence ATGTACCGCGCACTTTGGGCATTGCTACGCCCTTATCGTTTCACTCTAACATTTGCTCTCATTTTACAGGCCATCGCAGGTATTAGCTCCCTGATCCCTTGGCTTGCAATTAGCCAAGTTGCCTTATCCCCTGTTGAACAAAGAAATACTTGGGTCATTATCGCATTGATTAGTGGGATTTTATGGCTCGTTTGTCAAACAGTTGCCTTATACCTAACCCATCAAACGGATAACCAATTATGCTATCAATTGAGGCTAAAAATACTGGATAAACTTCATCGACTTCCTTTAAGTGAATTCGTGTATTCAGGCAAAGAAGGGATCCAAAAAATGGTGGATCGCGATGTGCGCTTGCTTCATCAACTCACCGCCCACGCGCCGGCCGATTCGGCTCAATTGTTGGTGGTTCCCATAACAGCAACACTGATCTTATTATGGACCAATTGGGCATTAATGATTTTTTGCCTACTTCCTTTAATCATCACCATTTACCTGTTCCGCCAGCTACGCTCACCACGTTATCAATCGCTATTCACAGCTCGTAACCAAACGATGGGGGATTTATATGCTCAATATGCGGAGTTTGCCGACAACCCATTACTTGCCAGGCAGTATCCAAACCGCGCCATTCAACGGGCTGTGACACAAACGCTTTCCGCCTTTCTAATGGCTTTTAACCACTGGGTCAACAAAATCGGTGCATTCAGTTCGCTAACCCAAATAGGCATGAGCACCACATTACTGACGTTATGGGTGATTATTGGCGCGTTTGTCGTGCCGACATCGGTATCACTGCCGCAAATGGTGTTATTTATTCTTTTGATGCATAGTATTACTGCGCCAATTGCAGCCATGGGTCATGGTGCCGATGCCCTCAACCATGCGGTAGCAGCTTCAGAGCGTATTCGCCATTTTCTTGAGCAACCAGACATGCAGTATGGTGATAAATCACTGCAAGGAGTGCCTTGTTCCATCTATATTCACGATGTTGATTATTGTGTACAGAATAAAACGTTACTCTCTAACCTTAACTTGACCATTCAGCCGGGTCAGCTTATCGCTATTGTAGGTGCATCGGGAGCAGGGAAAAGTACACTTTTACAATTGATGGCGCGATTCCTCGACCCAACTCGTGGCGAATTATACTTTGATACAACGCCTCTCCCTCAATTCTCATTAGCGGGGTTAAACCAGCAAGTATCTATCGTGATGCAAAATACTCAACCGATGCCGTATTCGCTCAAAGAAAATCTACAGTTATTTGCGCCCGATGCAACAGACGTAGAAATCACTGACTACCTTGAAAAATTAAATCTGCTAACACGGTTTCAGCAATTACCAAAGGGGCTAGACAGTTTAGTTGGTCATGATATCACCTTATCAGGCGGTGAAGCTCAACGTTTAGCCATTGCTCGTGTGCTGCTCTCTAAAGCCCCTATTCTGTTGTTTGATGAGCCAACATCGGCATTAGATCCGCAAAATGCCGAACTCTTTTTCCAGCTATTAAGCCAAGACCCGCGTACTCGCATCTTGATCACTCATGATCTGGCCTCCTTATGTCATGCAGATACGGTGATCTTATTGGAAGAAGGGCAAATTATTGCTCAAGGCACACATCAACAACTCTCTGAACATACTCCCCAATATCAACAGCTACTACATGCATTGGAGGAAACAGCATGA
- a CDS encoding LysR substrate-binding domain-containing protein: MRYDLNDLYYYVKVIEHGGFSQAGLALGIPKSKLSRRIADLEKKLNVSLIYRSTRQFHVTEIGQTFYQQCKNVVDEAKIAEELICSVQTDPKGIIKLSCPVALLQVYLQDLLVDFMVKYPDIDVQILAVNRPVDVISEGLDVALRVRSLPLDDSGLMMKVLGYSRRILVASPLLFKGEEPLQQPEELVNYPILANSEHSQNYTMTLKNSDDLSFTQHFIPKLATTDILTLYKAALKGIGIARLPYGVVEKDLSSGALIEILPEWRFPEDIIHAVYPSRKGLLPSVQLLLNYLAENISPTVKSS; encoded by the coding sequence ATGCGGTATGATTTAAATGACCTCTATTATTATGTCAAAGTGATAGAACACGGTGGATTCTCTCAAGCAGGCCTCGCATTGGGTATCCCAAAATCCAAGCTTAGCCGCCGTATTGCTGACCTTGAGAAAAAACTCAATGTTTCCTTAATTTACCGTTCCACTCGTCAGTTCCATGTGACTGAAATCGGCCAAACCTTTTATCAGCAATGTAAAAATGTGGTCGATGAAGCGAAAATCGCTGAGGAGCTGATTTGCTCTGTCCAAACCGACCCAAAAGGGATCATTAAGTTGTCTTGTCCTGTTGCCTTACTACAAGTGTATCTGCAAGATCTATTAGTTGATTTTATGGTGAAGTATCCGGATATCGATGTACAGATCTTAGCGGTTAATCGACCTGTTGATGTGATCAGTGAAGGACTAGATGTCGCGCTGCGTGTGCGTTCGTTGCCATTAGATGATTCAGGTTTAATGATGAAAGTACTCGGTTATTCACGACGTATTTTGGTTGCTAGCCCGTTGTTATTTAAGGGAGAAGAGCCTCTGCAACAACCCGAAGAGTTAGTGAATTATCCAATATTGGCAAATTCCGAGCATTCGCAAAATTATACGATGACTCTGAAAAACAGTGATGATTTAAGCTTCACGCAGCATTTTATTCCCAAATTAGCGACAACAGATATTTTGACCTTGTATAAAGCCGCATTAAAGGGAATTGGTATTGCTCGATTGCCTTATGGCGTGGTGGAAAAAGACCTAAGTTCAGGAGCATTGATTGAGATCTTACCTGAATGGCGTTTTCCTGAAGATATTATTCATGCAGTTTATCCATCAAGAAAAGGTTTATTGCCATCTGTTCAACTGTTATTAAATTATTTGGCTGAGAATATTTCACCAACGGTGAAATCGTCATAA
- a CDS encoding pirin family protein: MKKIIGIYNAPRSHWVGDGFPVRSLFSYNNHGKYLNPFLLLDRAGPFTFPSSDAENRGVGEHPHKGFETVTIVYDGEVAHHDSTGEGGVIGPGDVQWMTAASGILHQEYQSDDFMKNGGTLDMVQLWVNLPAKDKLATPGYQLLKSSHIPNIVLPNDAGILRVIAGDYLGNQGSARTFTPLDVWDLTLKKGKTFGLQTKTGRHVGLVMLHGSLIIDGHTSLNEGELIILDDSDSNIIMEATEEAVVLFLSGEPIDEPVVGYGPFVMNSDKEIIEAVNDFNNGKFGRIHQ, encoded by the coding sequence ATGAAAAAGATCATTGGTATTTATAACGCACCGCGCAGCCATTGGGTTGGAGATGGCTTCCCCGTTCGTTCATTGTTTAGCTATAACAATCACGGGAAATATCTCAACCCATTTCTTTTACTTGATAGAGCAGGACCTTTTACATTTCCAAGTTCAGATGCTGAAAACCGTGGTGTTGGAGAACATCCACACAAGGGTTTCGAAACGGTGACTATCGTCTATGATGGTGAGGTTGCACATCATGACTCGACAGGTGAAGGGGGAGTGATTGGTCCTGGAGACGTACAGTGGATGACAGCGGCATCTGGTATTTTGCACCAAGAGTACCAATCCGATGACTTTATGAAAAATGGGGGCACCCTAGATATGGTGCAGCTGTGGGTCAATTTACCGGCTAAAGATAAATTGGCGACCCCAGGATACCAGCTGTTAAAAAGTAGCCATATTCCCAATATTGTTTTACCTAATGATGCCGGTATCTTACGTGTTATTGCCGGTGATTATTTAGGGAATCAAGGTTCTGCTCGCACGTTTACTCCTCTGGATGTTTGGGATTTGACGCTGAAAAAAGGCAAAACCTTCGGACTACAAACCAAAACAGGCCGTCATGTTGGCCTAGTCATGTTGCATGGTTCACTCATTATTGATGGCCACACAAGTTTAAACGAAGGGGAGCTAATTATCCTCGATGATAGTGATAGCAATATTATCATGGAAGCCACTGAAGAAGCGGTGGTGCTCTTCTTAAGCGGTGAACCTATTGATGAGCCGGTTGTTGGCTATGGTCCATTTGTGATGAATAGCGATAAAGAGATCATTGAAGCAGTTAATGACTTTAATAATGGTAAATTTGGGCGTATACATCAATAA
- a CDS encoding hydrolase, producing the protein MSNPANFNGQRPVINPDDAVMLLIDHQSGLFQTVGDMPMTELRARAAVLAKIASLAKMPVITTASVPQGPNGPLIPEIHQNAPHAQYIARRGEINAWDNPEFVEAVKATGKKQLIIAGTITSVCMAFPAISAVADGYQVFVVIDASGTYSKMAQEITLARMVQAGVVPMDTAAVASEIQKTWNREDAAEWAQAYTQIFPAYQLLIESYMKAQDVLKNNEQLDSER; encoded by the coding sequence ATGAGTAATCCAGCAAACTTCAATGGGCAGCGTCCTGTTATTAATCCAGATGATGCAGTAATGTTATTGATAGATCACCAAAGCGGTTTATTCCAAACCGTTGGTGATATGCCAATGACAGAGCTGCGTGCACGCGCTGCTGTTCTTGCAAAAATAGCCTCATTAGCAAAAATGCCTGTCATCACAACAGCTTCTGTCCCACAAGGTCCTAATGGCCCTCTGATCCCTGAAATTCACCAAAATGCGCCGCACGCACAATATATTGCTCGTCGCGGTGAAATTAACGCATGGGATAACCCTGAATTTGTTGAAGCAGTGAAAGCAACGGGTAAAAAACAGCTGATTATCGCGGGCACGATAACCAGTGTTTGCATGGCTTTCCCAGCGATTAGTGCAGTGGCAGATGGTTACCAAGTGTTTGTCGTCATTGATGCATCTGGTACTTATAGCAAAATGGCACAAGAAATTACTTTAGCACGCATGGTTCAAGCTGGTGTTGTCCCTATGGATACAGCCGCAGTTGCATCTGAAATTCAGAAAACGTGGAATCGCGAAGATGCGGCAGAATGGGCACAAGCTTACACGCAAATTTTTCCTGCATATCAATTGCTCATTGAAAGCTATATGAAAGCTCAAGACGTTTTGAAAAACAATGAACAATTAGATTCAGAACGCTAA
- a CDS encoding YceI family protein, translated as MKKCVLPLLASLFVVGTAQAANYQLDPTHTKAVFYIDHFNTSTNSGGFYNISGDMSYSPEKNMGSINVKIPTETLNTGLTAFDNHIKSADMLEVEKYPTIEFKSTRWNFADNKPVSIDGILTMKGQSHPVQLKTTKFGCYFSPIFKADVCGGDFETTIDRTKWGVDFLAKEGMAKEVVIKIQAEAIKQ; from the coding sequence ATGAAAAAATGTGTATTGCCATTACTGGCTTCACTATTTGTCGTAGGCACTGCTCAGGCAGCAAATTATCAGTTAGATCCAACCCATACTAAAGCCGTTTTTTATATTGATCACTTTAATACATCCACGAATAGTGGTGGTTTCTACAACATTAGTGGTGATATGAGCTATTCCCCAGAAAAAAACATGGGAAGCATTAATGTCAAAATTCCAACGGAGACATTAAATACCGGTCTAACAGCGTTTGATAACCATATTAAGAGCGCTGATATGTTAGAAGTAGAGAAATACCCAACCATCGAGTTTAAATCAACTAGATGGAACTTTGCGGATAATAAACCGGTTTCGATTGATGGCATTTTAACCATGAAAGGACAGTCTCATCCCGTTCAATTGAAAACCACCAAATTCGGTTGTTATTTCAGTCCTATTTTTAAAGCAGATGTTTGTGGTGGTGACTTTGAAACGACCATTGACCGTACAAAATGGGGAGTCGATTTCCTTGCAAAAGAGGGAATGGCAAAAGAGGTGGTGATAAAAATACAAGCGGAAGCCATCAAACAATAA
- a CDS encoding lactate oxidase — translation MMSSAIVALALSVGAAQAVDYQASIKEGPIKIINLDELEDQVAKNMEKGAFGYIRGGAEDELNLDKNTRSFDRKYIMPRVMQGIEIKDIDLSTQFLGIDLKTPIIQAPMAAQGLAHQDGEIATARGMAQAGSIFSLSTYGNKTIEEVAEVSGESPFFFQLYMSKNNAFNEFTLKRAKESGAKAIILTVDSPVGGYREDDIRNNFQFPLGFANLELFAKQNDDGSKTGKGAGISEIYAQAKQAFTPADIAYVKKLSGLPVIVKGIQSPEDADRVIKAGADAIWVSNHGGRQLDSGPASFDVLPSIAKVVNKRVPIVFDSGVRRGSHVFKALASGADVVAIGRPILYGLNLGGAEGVNSVIQQLNKELSINMMLGGTKNIESVKATTLYTDKDFQ, via the coding sequence ATGATGTCATCGGCGATAGTGGCTTTGGCTTTATCCGTTGGCGCTGCACAAGCTGTGGATTATCAAGCGAGTATTAAAGAAGGCCCGATTAAAATTATCAACTTAGATGAGTTAGAAGACCAAGTTGCAAAAAACATGGAAAAAGGGGCTTTTGGCTATATTCGAGGTGGTGCGGAAGATGAGCTGAATCTGGATAAAAATACCCGTAGCTTTGATAGAAAGTATATCATGCCAAGAGTAATGCAAGGTATTGAAATCAAAGATATTGACTTATCAACCCAATTTTTAGGAATTGATTTAAAAACGCCGATTATCCAAGCCCCGATGGCCGCTCAAGGTTTAGCTCATCAAGATGGTGAAATTGCGACTGCCAGAGGGATGGCGCAAGCAGGGTCAATTTTTTCACTAAGTACTTATGGTAATAAAACTATTGAAGAAGTTGCCGAAGTTTCAGGAGAAAGCCCCTTTTTCTTCCAACTTTATATGAGCAAGAATAATGCGTTTAATGAATTTACCTTGAAACGTGCGAAAGAGAGTGGTGCCAAAGCGATTATTTTAACGGTGGATTCGCCTGTTGGTGGGTATCGCGAAGATGATATTCGCAATAACTTCCAATTTCCACTTGGCTTTGCCAACTTAGAGCTGTTTGCTAAACAAAATGATGATGGTTCGAAAACAGGTAAAGGGGCAGGGATCAGCGAAATTTATGCTCAAGCGAAACAAGCCTTTACGCCAGCAGATATTGCTTATGTGAAAAAACTATCTGGCTTACCTGTTATAGTGAAAGGGATCCAGTCACCTGAAGATGCAGATAGAGTGATTAAGGCGGGGGCAGATGCGATTTGGGTATCCAATCATGGTGGACGACAACTAGATAGTGGCCCTGCTTCTTTTGATGTTCTACCTTCCATTGCAAAAGTGGTAAACAAACGTGTTCCTATCGTTTTTGATAGTGGTGTTCGCCGTGGTTCTCATGTGTTTAAAGCGTTAGCAAGTGGTGCTGATGTTGTCGCGATTGGTCGCCCAATTTTATATGGGTTAAATTTAGGCGGTGCAGAAGGGGTGAATTCCGTTATTCAGCAACTGAATAAAGAGTTATCCATTAATATGATGTTGGGTGGTACGAAAAATATTGAAAGTGTAAAAGCAACGACGCTTTATACCGATAAAGATTTTCAATAA